The DNA sequence TTCCCTTACCGACGACGGCTCTGTTGGCGGAGGAGATGACCTTCTTGGAGCCGGAGGGCAGCTTGACTCGGGACTTCTTGGTCTCGGGGTTGTGGGAGATGACGGTGGCGTAGTTGCCGGAGGCGCGGGCCAGCTTGCCCCTGTCGCCGGGCTTCTCCTCCAGGCAGCAGATGATGGTACCCTCGGGCATGGTGCCCACGGGCAGCACGTTGCCAATGTTCAGCTGGGCTgcgagggaaggagggggggtgcgGATTGGTTTTAACTGACCAGCAGCAAAGCATGTTGATTTTGACATTCGAAAGCGCGTGGTACTTTTTGAAAGACTTGGGGTCTTAACCTGTTCCTCATCAAATTAAACCTACATATCCCCTACATTTCACTGGCTGCAGAATCACTTGCATTCCTTACCCACTTCAAGTTCCACATCAGTCCAAAACAGATCAGAGTTTTTAGTTGTCCTACCTTCAATTAAGGTAAATACTTTTTCTAATATAGCACTTAATTCACCTATCAGCTCGATTAATGACAGTTGCCCCCTAAAGCTGACAGGCTAGTCAGAGGTAACCAATAAGGTACCCCAATGACAAATTACTAATAGATTCTAAAATTAGGAAAAGCAATGGCCGCAGGTGTAAAGAGGTTTCCAAAGAAAATCTCTGGCACCACTACTAAGGGGTACAGAATAAGAAGCAATGATGAGACAGGTTTAAacgataaaaaataaaaaggaaaaattctgGCACTTTACAAGTATTGTCTTTATGAAACCCCGAAAATGTCTGATCTGCAATGTCTTGGTTTTCACAAAGGATTGTTTCATTCCATTTAACTTGAGTGTGAATAAATAAGAGACCTGATCCAGTGTTCCTCTTAAATGGATGCTTACCCTTCTTGCCGCAGTAGATGAACTGTCCGGTGTGGATGCCCTCAGCGGCAATGAACAACTCAGTCCTCTTCTTAAATCTGTAGGGGTCACGGAAGGCCACCTTGGCCAGGGGGGCTCCACGGCCAGGGTCGTGAATGATATCCTTAGAACAGAACATGGAGCATAGTAAGGCAGAGTTTAAACATCCAAACTTATTCCACAAGGGGTATGAAGTgccatcactttttttttttttaaacttctcaCCTTCACGATCCCTTTGATGTAGCCATGACGTTCAGCAAAGTCGATGTGCCGGAGTTTAGCAGCACCTTTCCTGTGCTTGACATGGGCTTTGAAGACGGAGCCCGCACCTTTTCTCTGTCCCCTGATCACACGTCCCATTGTGaactgcacaaaaacaaagggacAAGATGTAACCGACGGTGACATCGTTTCATGTAGACAACATGGATGTTGGCCTACGAAGACGCGACTTCTTATAACCAGAAAGTTGTAAATAAACTTAACTATACTATTAATATACAAGTCAGGTCTTACAACCACTAATTAACATCACGCTTAATTTCATATTCCAGACAGCAGCTAGTCAACTGAAGTAGTTGACCATTACACGTACTGTACGGAGTAGCGCCGTGGCTAATTATTGCACGGCCAAACCAAGAACGCCAGTCTGAAGTAAGAATTTACGTTAGCTATATAATTTACCGTGAATATCCAATGCAAGATGACAACTTAACAGTATCATGGCTTTATTATGATCAGAGCCCAACACGGATGCAAACGTGTGGCCCGGTAACGAAGCATGCAGTTTACTGTTATACATGGCTAGGAGGCAAATTTGCTGCGATGAACACCATATACCACTTTAACATACTACCTAGAACGCCaaaattgaaacaaacaaaacgccGTTGTGTATACAAAATTAAAGTGAATTCAGTTCTATCTTAAGACGGCAAAAATTTAGCCTTTGAAACGAGACGCAGGATAATGCTAGCTGAATGCGGGTCCATACTAATACCAATATATACAAACGTTTTAACTGCAACACCGGCTATTACTATTTAAGGCAAAAGCACAAATGCATCCCATAAGTAATATTCTGTATTGATATGTGCAAATTTTAAACAGATGGGGTATTTTTAATGGAGATTAAAACGGATTTCAAGTAAGAAATTATATCGCCATTCCCCTACCTAAACCCGGTTGACGGAAAGAGGAAGTTAAAGAGAGCGACAAGCTTTTTCTTCCGGACAAATACACGAAGTGGTTGATGGGAACTTCAATCGAAGCCAAGAAAACGTTTATGAAGCGTATATTTTTTGCTGATAATATACACTTGGTAATGCAATATTTGTGTGgataatatttgttttatttataaaaaataaaagttcagaACGTTTAAAATATCTTATACCGGTGTATTGTGGGAAATTGAGTTGTCAATCACAATAAAACCCCTCCTTGGTGCGTCAATTAAGCAACAATCGTAGAAGTTAGGAGCGCATAAAAAACGTGCTTCTCCGTCTTGAATTGCCAAATGTGTCTATAGGATAGCCTGTGAgccccaaaaatgaaattaaattttgttatcTGTTGTAGGCAATATAGCCTTCGGGTAGGATGCTATTTGTGATAATGACCTAATGAACCTCACACAAATTTGGCTAAATATCTTGCATAGTTCTCCGCCAACTCATTAAGTTCTTATACAGTTAAATTGCTACAGCAAAAATGCACGGAATCATTGCATGCATACCGGGGAAGGTCTTCTTCAAGAATATTTATTACTTTGTTCAGGTCATCAATATTTGTCTTTTGAAAAACTAtaggattaaataaataaatttcattgtgaataacaaatttattttgtttatcgGTCATCTGATATGGTAACATACCTGTACATATTAGGCTGCGTATGTTCTTCTGCTCatattcagttgttttttttgtatctgtCAATTTACAAGATAGCCTAAATCACACTTGACATCCCTGTTAACATTTGACTAACAAGCATGCTAGACATGTATGCTTAGTTAATCTAACCCCAGAAGACATCATAGCCACACATTGTAATGTGACAATCTATTTATATAGCTACTTTAAGTATCCTACATGCATCATAGATGTTTGAGTGATAGTTCTAAAGCATATTTTATTGCAGAATATCTTTGGTAATATAAATTAGGAATTCTAACAATGTTGAATCCTGCCTACTTTCCCCCATTTTAAAGATTGTCCCTAAAATCGCAAATTATGTATCTGAGCTGCTCCCTTCATACAATCTTGCTTTTCAtgtctttttgtcttttcatGGGACTTCTTAAGAGTTGTGGGGGCGACAtaactcaggaggtaagagtggttgtttggcagtcagagggttgccggttcgatcccctgccctgggcgtgttgaagtgtccctgggcaagacacctaatccctaattgctcccaatgagctgattggtaccttgcatggcagcctttcattgttggtgtgtgagtgtgtgtgtgtgaatgggtaaatgagaggcatcaattgtaaagcgatttggataaaagcactatataaatgcagtccatttaccatacagTTAATGTATTGAATACAAGTCTTACGACATGAAGCGAAAGTGTATTCATCCTAACCATTTATCATGTTGCtatcaaataataatacttGGTTGCATGTTTGATGTCTGCAAGCTGTAAAAATGACCAC is a window from the Anguilla anguilla isolate fAngAng1 chromosome 3, fAngAng1.pri, whole genome shotgun sequence genome containing:
- the rpl8 gene encoding 60S ribosomal protein L8 — encoded protein: MGRVIRGQRKGAGSVFKAHVKHRKGAAKLRHIDFAERHGYIKGIVKDIIHDPGRGAPLAKVAFRDPYRFKKRTELFIAAEGIHTGQFIYCGKKAQLNIGNVLPVGTMPEGTIICCLEEKPGDRGKLARASGNYATVISHNPETKKSRVKLPSGSKKVISSANRAVVGVVAGGGRIDKPILKAGRAYHKYKAKRNCWPRVRGVAMNPVEHPFGGGNHQHIGKPSTIRRDAPAGRKVGLIAARRTGRLRGTKTVQEKEN